A region of the Dioscorea cayenensis subsp. rotundata cultivar TDr96_F1 unplaced genomic scaffold, TDr96_F1_v2_PseudoChromosome.rev07_lg8_w22 25.fasta BLBR01001640.1, whole genome shotgun sequence genome:
CATGAATTTGCCAGTCCCCATCTATAATATTAATAGTTTTCAACATTACTATTTAGGTCAGCATGACAGTCTAAATCAGAACCCATAAACAGCAAAGTCAGAATTTACATCTATGGTTTAATGAgcaatatagaaaaatattaaaatatattgcaTTGGAATTAAAGGGCATCATGACATGCCAAAACTGTgagtaatatattatattaacatGATTAATAGTATTCAAAATAGCATAATTGCAGACATAAATTAAGAGTCACAAAACCCGACGTAACTTGTAGAAGAAACAAACAActatttcaaaactaaaaacagaaaaaacacaattaaaacaTATACCATGAGGAACATGGAGAAATTAAGTGTAATCTATTATGTGAAATTGTTCGTTGGCCTCAATAAATGAGCAAATGAAAGTTTACCAAAATCCATAGGAACAACTCAGCGCCTGCCTTGGTTGCAACATTTTCATTAACTGTTTACAGAGAACTGAATAAAATGGAACATAACATGTACAAAAATTGGAGTTCAGCGCatacaagaaacaataaatatgaattttagaCCAAGCATAAAGAAAGCCTACCAAAGTAGTGCAACATGAAAGATGACCAACGACAGaaggaaaatagaaaatattacaCAGACAATATGTAAAGTAGCAAACAACATATCCAGTAACAAAAGCGACAAATATCCAAGTGGCACAGTAAACAAAATTTGGGCTGCACGTCAAAAATGTCAAATTTtatattgaagaagaaatgcAAAGCATAGTGCAAAGGCTAACAGGAATTACATGGCACTATCACAATAAAAGGACAAGAAAGGCTATTCTATCAATGATTGGAGCTCTGATGGGAGGACAACCTTCAAAAGGAAGGATGCATTACTATGTGCTgtttaattaagtaaaaagaaaccaaaatggCAATCTACTAACCACATACACTAATGCacctaaaaatgaaaaatcttgtTGTTGTGAAAGTATACCCATCATTAAGACATATTCCAATTAGGATTGCTTTACCAAAACTTTGAAGCTGGCCTAAGACAATAGCCAAGTGTCCTTTATTGTGTCAAACAGCAAAGCTAACCCAAACATCTTATGTTGCAAGATTTTCATCTAATATGCATTTGTGCATAAGCTCATGAACTAAATCTGATGAACTTTCACTAGATCCAGTTCACCCTGACGAAAGTTCAAGTATATGACATTACTGGTATACGAGTAATAAGGGTTTTTCAGTAATAAGGAATGAAGTAAGATTATGTGTGAGATAGAATCAACGAGAACTTCCACATAATTGAACTCTTAATGCAACAAATCTAACAATGAATTTAACTTGAAAGCTTATGAACGCcaataaatattagtttttgaGCATATGTATTACCCTGAAGCTTATGCACTCCAactcaaagaagaaaagagcaAAGCAGGCAATTGAAAAGGGAATCATAAGAGCAGAGAGTATTCACAAGATTAAGTAAATGAATATGACCTCTGTGAAAGCCAGATTTACAAGGTATGACAAGAATTGTCCACTGGTGATCATGAGCACATTTGTGCTAACCAAACCTCCCCTGATTTCTGAAGGAGATGCTTCTGCAATATACACTGGGGCTGTGACAGATGCCATGCCGACACCGAGACCTACCAACAACCTTCCAAATATTAGAACATATGGATCTGGTGCAGCACACATGACAAGAGATCCAATAGTGAAAACCACATCAGCAATGAGGGTGGCTCTCTTGCGTCCATAAGCATCATTTACCCACCCGCCTCCTGCAGCTCCAATCATGGCTCCTACTAAAGCCATACTAACAATTGTTTCCTGGCAATCATAGAAAATCAGAACTTCGACTGTCAATTGTTCACAATGAATTGTTCACTATCATAACGAGTAAATGAAAATGCGCAACCACCACTGATTTTGGAAGAGTGCAGATGACTTTTATACCTGTAAGAAATTACTCTGAGCAACCAACTCAAACTCATCTTTGATGTAAAGAAGGGCACCAGATATAACACCTGGCACATAGGAAGTGAGCATTCATTAGTAACATCTTTCACttccaaattttgaaagaagaaTATCGTTAGTGCAGGTATTTCCAACAACATGAACAACAGTTATGCCTATCTTCCCAGTCAGAAAAATGTCTAAATCATTAATATCAATCACaaacaattcaataaaaattgatgGCCATGGTCAACAAAAAAAGGTGTGCAATGTAATGACCTATTACCAGCCAGTGGACTGCATTATAAAAATACAAGGTGATAGACACCTTTTACTCAAAATGTTCATCTTCCAATAAACACATTTCTAACAAATTGCTTCATTGTGGGAACAAGATGGACTACAGAAATCACTAAAAACTAATGGAGTCAAACTGATATGGGGTCTCAACAGTTCCGCAACCAACACTTGGTGTTGTTTCACACATAAAAACCAGAATCCACTGACAACGACTCAGCCATcaagaattaatttaaataaaaagaaaagtaaataaaataaagcactTCATACCTCCATAATAATCAGTACACAAATGCAAGATAAAAGTAACAtcctaggaaaaaaaaacaactttgtCATGAAAAAAACCAACATTTAACTTGAAATTTACCCCACAAGGgaattattttatgataattagACCACAAAACAAATGAGCCACTGGGGAAAAACAGTTCAAAACTATATAATCAGCTAACAAGTACGAAATACTTcgaaaaaacaaacaacttgcattaaaaaaaaacaacattttaagAAAGAAACAAGATTACTTCCCATCAAGTGCGGAAACCTCACTAGAAATAAAGATCAAGTCAGAGCAAATGATACCAGTATCATAGCCAAAAAGCAGTCCCCCAATCCCAGCAGTGATGGTGAGGCCTAGAACATAGACGTTGCTGAAGTACGACATGCTTCTCTTCGGCCCCAACGACGACGAGCTCCCCGGCAGCGACTCAATCGTCATCTCCTCCGGCGAGATCGATCCAAAGAGAAGTAGGGATTCACTGATTCAAATTGGGGGAAAAAAAGACAACAAGAGATTGGATGGAGGAGTCCTGCAGAGCACTCTTtccatttttattatgtttttttaactgaattaaaaaaaaaataacaaaatttttactaTCTTATAATTAACTTTGATAAAACTGATCTCGAGGCACTTCAGTGGTTGAGATTGTGACAACTGGTTTTTCttgtccttttcttttgttttgtaagTAAATGCATTTGGACAAAAGCGGATgaggataattttgtttattcttGCTACGTGTAATGTTCTGATTTGACTAGTGTTGTACAATAATGACGTCATCATGTGTCTATCATGGATTCATCCACCGTTCATCACTCTCAATACTGATCTTGAGGTGAATCAATGGTGGATAGAGATGCCCCCTCTTTGGTGAGTATTCGCGAAGTGTCTGCCACAGTGCCACCTGAACCGGTTTTTGTGGCAGAGGTTGCGTTTGGTAGGGCCTGATTTTCTTAGAGGTGTATTAGGGTTACACGTGGCATACTAATGACCGTTAGTTCAAGAGAAACAAATGAAGCCGTACATGCATTTTGATCACATGCAATAGTTCTATGAGAGTTGTGGACGTCCACTTTCACTTGAGTGTTCAATAAAAATCACCGAGAATATGTTTGTTTAGGTTTGTTTGGATTTACAATTAATTAGAGTTGtcttattttagaaaatattttgtttgtttaaatgaatttttaaatgttgGTATATTTTAATTACGTGAAAATAACTGATGTTCAACCTTATTCATGATTGGTGGCAAGAACTAAACCCGGTTGGCTGCGGTGTGTTTGTCATATCCAAAAAATTGACTCAACTTAAATCTAAACTCCGTTCTTGGTCCAAAAACACTTTTCATGCTCCTAAGATCCTTAAATGTAATCTTCTGGCTGAACTTCACTCCATTGATATCATTGGTGAATCTAGACCTCTTTTTGACGAAGAGTCTAGTCGTCTTTCCCAAATTCATTctgaattatataatattttaaatcagGAAGAAATTTACTGGAAACAACGATCAAGAATTATCTGGCTTAAAGAAGGAGACTCCAATACCAAATTCTTCTACCAGGTTGCTAATGGTaggagaaataaaaatctaatcccTTGTATTCTTCAGGACAACCGTTGGATCACGGGTAATGATCAAATTGGAAGAATCTTCTCTGATCACTACCGCTCTGTTTTCGGTACTGCCTTGTCAAACAGATTTCTCCTTGACTGGCACTACCTCTTCGGCTACAAGGACAGAATTGATCTATCCCAACTTGAATTACCTTTCTCTACTGACGAGATCAAACTTGCCGTCTTTGGCCTTCACCCCGATAAATCTCCTGGTCCAGACGGCttccctatatttttctttcaaaaacattggaCCATCCTCCAACCCTCAATTGTCAAACTTTGCGAGGACTTTTATGAGGGAACCATTAACCTTGAGCGTATTAACTGGATTCATATTGCCCTTATTGCTAAAAACAACACGCCCTGCACTGTATCGGACTTTCGTCCCATCAGTCTTATCAACTCCACTtgtaaaatcatctccaaaatccttgccaaCCGTTTAAGTTCGGTAATCAATTTGCTGGTTGATGATTCACAATCTGGATTTATCAAGGGCAGATGTATCGCTGAGAACATTGTTGGCGCCCAAGAAGTTATTTTTAaccttcaaaaaagaaaacctcTGGGTCACATTTTCAAAGTAGACTTTGCAAAAGCTTTTGACTCCCTTGACTGGAACTTTCTGTTTGAAATTCTTGCCGCAAGAGGCTTCGGCCCTAAATGGCTTTCCTGGGTCAATTCCATCCTCTGTTCCGCTAAGGCGCAGTTCCTTATCAATGGAACTTCCCAGGGCTACTTTCGTTGCAAAAGGGGCttgagacaaggtgatcctcttTCTCCACTGCTTTTCGCCCTAGCCACTGATGTTTTAAGCGCTATGTTCTTTCACGCTCTAAACTCCAAAGTCTTAATCGGCGTTCCCCTTAACTCTTCTGATAGTATCTGTCACTTCCAATATGCAGACGACCTCCTAATCTTCTCCACTGGAGGACATGAAGACCTTCATATAATCAAACTAATTTTGTATCTCTATGAGGGGTCTTCTGGCTTATCCATAAATTTTCACAAGAGCTGCCTATATTCTTCCAACTATGGCTTTCAACCTCATTACACCTCTGCTAGAATCCTTAATTGCTCCCGTAGCAGTCTCCCTATCACTTACTTAGGAGTCCCTCTCTGTGGTCGTCGACCTAGAAGACTTGACTGGGAGAAACTCATTGGTATGGTTCGTTCCAGGCTCACCACTTGGAAAGCTAGTTATTTATCTCTTGGTGGTCGCTTGACTCTTATCAACTCTGTCCTCTCCTCCATGCCTGTTTACTGGATGTCGGTTTTTAAGCTCCCTGCTTGGGTGATCaaggaaattgataaaattcggAGAGATTTCCTTTGGAGAGGCCCTGATCTAGGCCCTAAGGGAATCAGATTAATTGCCTGGAACAGGATCACTAGACCAAAAGACATGGGTGGTTGGGGTATTCTCATCATCCAAACCTTCAACATTGCTTTACTAagtaagtggtggtggaaattatctaGCAATCCTACTGGTGGTTGGGCCAAAATCATTCATGCTAACTACAATCTCAAAGATACAAACGGAATCTTATTTCATATCCCACCTAggaataaatctttcttttgggcaGGTGTGACTTCTAACCTCCTctcctttcgttcttgtatctcGAAATTGATCAAAAATGGCTCCAACACCTCTCTTTGGTTTGACCGCTGGCATGATGGAATCCTACTTAAAGATCGCTGGCCTGACCTCTTCAATGATTGCACTGATCCTTGGATTACCATTAGGCGATTTTCCCAGCTCCTTACCAACATCGAGCAAATTTTTCCCTGACCGCCACACCCGGACATGTTATCTCCTATCCTAGATATTATCCCGGTCTGTTCTCTTGCGCAAAATGATACCTACACTTGGACCCTTAGAAAAATGTGGCACCTTCActgttaaatctttttataaatttctcattgatggtggaaCTCGCAGCCCCTTATACCCACTTTTCTGGAAGATCCGTTGCCCCAGCAAAATCACTCTCTTATCCTGGCTGGCTGGCGAAGACAAAATCCTCACTTTATCCAACATCTTCAAGAAGGGTTGCAATTTTCAACACTCCACTGATACCTGTGTCCTCTGTCACAATTCCTCAGAGACGCTCCAACACCTCTTCATTGACTGTGAATTTTCTAAACGCATCTGGGCATTCTTCTATCACTCCTTAGACTCATCTTCCCTCCCACAATCCATTCCCTACTTATGGACTTCCTGGATCCCGTCCCTCGCTCCTCAATCTCAACCTCTCTGGGACCTTGTCTCCCGTGCAATCttgtggaacatttggcttgaaaggAATTCTCGTATCTTTCAACTTCTTGCGTTGCCTCAGTTAAGCACTATCTTTAAAACTGttaatatgcttctttcttggttcCCGACAGTTGCAGATAGACATCAACAATCTCTTACTGAAGCTTCTCAAAAATCAAGCGTTCTCTAGATTTCTTCAGCGCAAGGGCCTCTAACTCTGCAGGCGAGCTGGATCGTAACGTCTCCCAGGAATAGTCGACCCACCTGTTCTTCTAGTCAGGCTTGAGACGCTAGACGGTGCCTTCCGCCTGATTAGACCTTtatcttctctcttttctttgctcTTTACTTTCTCACACTTGTAccccctcacttctggtgagggTCTTATCTTCTTTGTActgtttcttctcttttaataaatcagtggtttatccacttttaataaaaaaaaaaaaattgtcggGTGAGAtctagttttaattaaattaacccCAAGTCATTCTCCAATTTTTGGGTGATGATTGGATGCTTATccaatgattatttttttttcaatatttaatgcttaccaattgattttttttttgtctgttccttttgttaaaaaaaattcaatcttaGAATAATGTCTGATATGCCTAATCCAAAAGTTGAAGTGCTGAACATTTCAACccatatttaattgttttttcttttcttttctttttgctaatgcatttacaaatttaatgtGTTAAACAACAAAATCGCTCAAACATTGAATTGA
Encoded here:
- the LOC120256778 gene encoding uncharacterized protein LOC120256778, with protein sequence MIPTLGPLEKCGTFTVKSFYKFLIDGGTRSPLYPLFWKIRCPSKITLLSWLAGEDKILTLSNIFKKGCNFQHSTDTCVLCHNSSETLQHLFIDCEFSKRIWAFFYHSLDSSSLPQSIPYLWTSWIPSLAPQSQPLWDLVSRAILWNIWLERNSRIFQLLALPQLSTIFKTVNMLLSWFPTVADRHQQSLTEASQKSSVL